A single genomic interval of Apis cerana isolate GH-2021 linkage group LG2, AcerK_1.0, whole genome shotgun sequence harbors:
- the LOC108002846 gene encoding uncharacterized protein LOC108002846 isoform X1 yields the protein MAVNMEVEKNISKKIDTQLLANNSMEFNNDIQIDNENIKDIEDSLSSLKNITIDSEKCDDTIIYAQVENSQIYAKNLEDNLVSTNEKEEKSDEDKEKELSQDEEVLKNDCKTEKIEVTSENSTDGYVSQAPLAFTIDFGNKEIDTTKYQNLFERYNARHKRNLSTSKVEINTKKPGTLVSSNLMQKQKVSSIHSEGYFSSEDDTRRKTDQLSEKLKQLGSKSLLKPSHIFKKSESNVRVSNFQNKQDIMSKSFEQSKQLKLPYKNLSLELGHTEKTNATSYWVPQKSATINDLSRIQANNYDDDEKLYTKNIDQEDEYEHSSDVSEKVSNISYIKHKNINVKEPNLSSISYTMELNPNDLVETDIDVFNVSNIDGGSDGAVSEAGTYTIHKDYTDEEKARMDIDKVFSVGILTEDESNEACIHSFKMSVSRDNNTWISEWATQVAEHNSLPPAIGGLTGRTPPLSPSKIPSPVHNRSQRLIRGRNEQSDSSLDAESYLRIKERISNQQIFIDSGGESDDDTSNSYNTPPQSSQRTPVHGVLSRRGSLSESLFRRINTNENRRSIRKYISSNKSKTEDINTELSNPSKDFTSLHLGRRSSSLDRKEYTSNTAECNTSKNNSMKYYQDDEIKYSNSPVLNRLRPSTPKLTNSPIITRKTVTKIVNSPVLERTKHLAKSSPQAKNIGYFTCVENSPYMLRKSNSTADYHEENISFSTVNNVLQNNPNVKHNLNIQRSCSNANIRNIKLQSQLSRRSSFNSSDIDRTSLGERYLPASDSSSETGEQQAKSSLGSVSSGIKLNRAFSIRRARLNCESDTTPNTTPEERRRRAQSETKLTSSNKQQNRNRITNINVNNKESLKKSEPTKPRTTSISRTDSTRLSMRTPKSSHLTSTTQRPIQKVIKDQKKSGRSNSTLTSKEVEFQNWKRRKSYDPMKAAAEGRKKLIDNSKKHHSTEDSSGNHDNSVLRSASFHGTGAALSLANEWSDNEINIVQNDNQIPPPCSPQLESDSDIETSYYLQTTQNVMSAMSARITVCHSPLVDSDNDSDEDTSHSLHKNISKTLHQPSDTESSDDRHPSAQNALSNTKYNRAFSLRRARLDIQSAKVPGSINKNKSIIQDTRKSESVTSISRTDSGRFSMRSSRTANTGSKIKPKETKKPATPNTREVEMQNWKRRKSYDPMKAAMEGRRKAGLAKKNTNANLSPSNVARSRSFHGSSGFGISDWSDEELAISADEVTIY from the exons ATGGCTGTGAATATGGAagtagaaaagaatatatccAAAAAGATTGACACTCAACTTTTGGCCAACAATTCGatggaatttaataatgatattcagATAGacaacgaaaatattaaagatatcgaGGATTCATTGTcttctcttaaaaatataacaattgataGCGAGAAATGTGACGATACTATTATATACGCACAAGTtgaaaattctcaaatttatgcaaaaaatttagaagataaTTTAGTGTCTactaatgaaaaagaagaaaaaagtgatgaagataaagaaaaagaattatcacAAGACGaggaagttttaaaaaatgattgtaaGACTGAAAAAATAGAAGTAACATCAGAAAATTCTACTGATGGTTATGTATCTCAAGCTCCATTAGCTTTCACAATTGACTTTGGTAATAAGGAAATTGATacaacaaaatatcaaaatttatttgaaagatataatGCTAgacataaaagaaatttatctacATCTAAG gtagaaataaatacaaaaaaaccTGGTACTTtagtttcttcaaatttaatgcaaaaacAAAAAGTTTCTAGTATACATTCTGAAGGTTATTTTAGTAGTGAAGATGATACAAGACGAAAAACAGATCaattatcagaaaaattaaaacaattag gttCAAAGTCACTTTTAAAACCATcacacatttttaaaaaatctgaatCTAATGTGAgagtatcaaattttcaaaataaacaagATATAATGAGTAAATCTTTTGAACAGTCAAAACAACTTAAACTTccttataaaaatctatctttAGAACTTGGTCATACAGAAAAAACAAATGCAACATCATATTGGGTACCACAAAAATCTGCTActataaatgatttaagtaGAATTCAAGCAAATAATTATGATGACGATGAAAAGttgtatacaaaaaatattgatcaagAAGATGAATATGAACATTCATCTGATGTATCTGAAAAAGTATCTAATATCagttatattaaacataaaaatataaatgttaaggAACCTAATTTATCTAGCATTAGTTATACAATGGAACTAAATCCTAATGATTTAGTTGAGACAGATATTGATGTTTTCAATGTTAGTAATATTGATGGAGGATCAGATGGTGCAGTTAGTGAAGCAGGAACATATACAATTCATAAAGATTATACAGATGAAGAAAAAGCTAGAATGGATATAGATAAAGTATTTAGTGTTGGTATTTTAACTGAAGATGAAAGCAATGAAGCATGTATTCATAGTTTTAag atgagTGTTTCAAGGGATAATAATACATGGATATCAGAATGGGCTACTCAAGTAGCAGAACATAATTCTTTACCACCAGCAATTGGTGGATTAACTGGTCGTACACCTCCATTAAGTCCTTCTAAAATACCATCTCCTGTTCATAACAGATCGCAACGATTGATTCGTGGTCGCAAT gaaCAAAGCGATAGCAGTTTAGATGCAGAATcatatttacgaataaaagaaagaatttcaaatcaacaaatatttattgattctgGTGGAGAATCAGATGATGATACTAGTAATAGTTATAATACACCTCCACAAAGTTCACAAAGAACACCAGTACATGGAGTTTTGAGTAGAAGAGGAAGTCTTTCTGAATCTctttttagaagaattaataccaatgaaaatagaagaagTATTCGCAAATATATAAgttcaaataaatcaaagacTGAAGATATAAATACAGAATTAAGTAATCCGTCCAAAGATTTTACTTCTCTTCATTTAGGAAGACGAAGTAGTTCCTTGGAcag gAAAGAATATACATCTAATACAGCAGAATGTAATACGtccaaaaataatagtatgaaGTATTATCAAGATGATGAAATTAAGTATTCAAATAGTCCAGTTTTAAATCGCTTAAGGCCGTCTACaccaaaattaacaaatagtCCAATTATAACTCGTAAAACAGTTACCAAAATTGTTAATTCACCAGTGTTAGAAAGAACTAAACATTTGGCAAAATCTTCTCCACaagcaaaaaatattggatattttaCATGTGTTGAAAAtag TCCATACATGTTAAGAAAGTCTAATAGTACTGCAGATTATCACGAAGAAAATATCAGCTTTAGTACAGTAAATAATGTTCTTCAAAATAATCCAAAtgttaaacataatttaaatatccaaaGATCATGTAGTAAtgcaaatattagaaatataaaattacaaagccAATTATCTCGTCGCAGTAGTTTTAATAGTAGTGATATTGATAGAACATCTTTAGGAGAAAGATATCTTCCTGCTTCGGACAGTAGTAGTGAAACTGGTGAACAGCAAGCAAAATCTTCATTAGGTTCAGTTTCTTCtggaattaaattgaatcgaGCTTTTAGCATAAGAAGAGCtag attaaattgtGAATCTGATACAACTCCAAATACAACTCCTGAAGAAAGACGCAGAAGAGCACAAAgtgaaacaaaattaacatCTTCAAATAAACAGCAAAATCGAAATCgtataactaatataaatgtaaataataaagaatctttaaaaaaatcagagCCTACAAAACCAAGAACTACATCTATATCAAGAACTGATAGTACCAGACTTAGTATGAGAACACCAAAATCATCTCAT ttaactTCTACTACGCAACGTCCTAttcaaaaagtaattaaagatCAAAAGAAATCTGGTAGAAGTAATTCAACATTAACATCAAAGGAAgtagaatttcaaaattggaaaagaagaaaaagttatgATCCAATGAAAGCAGCTGCGGaaggtagaaaaaaattgatagataattcaaaaaaacatCACAGCACAGAAGATAGTTCAGgaaa tcATGATAATTCTGTATTGAGATCAGCAAGTTTCCATGGAACTGGTGCTGCTCTTTCACTAGCTAATGAATGGTCTgacaacgaaataaatattgttcaaaatgATAATCAAATACCTCCACCATGTAGCCCACAATtg gaaaGTGATAGTGATATAGAAAcatcatattatttacaaacaaCACAAAATGTAATGTCAGCTATGTCAGCTCGTATTACGGTTTGTCATTCACCTTTAGTAGATTCAGATAATGATAGTGATGAAGACACTAGTCAtagtttacataaaaatatatcaaaaacatTACATCAACCTAGTGATACAGAGAGCAGCGATGATCGTCATCCTAGTGCACAGAATGCTCTTTcaaatactaaatataatcGAGCATTTag TTTACGCAGAGCAAGATTAGACATACAATCAGCAAAAGTACCAggaagtataaataaaaataaatcaattatacaaGATACTCGAAAATCTGAATCTGTTACAAGTATTAGTAGAACCGATTCTGGACGTTTTAGTATGAGATCAAGCAGAACTGCAAATAct ggatctaaaataaaaccaaaagaaacaaaaaaacctGCAACACCAAATACAAGAGAGGTTGAAATGCAAAATTGGAAACGTCGTAAAAGTTATGATCCTATGAAAGCAGCaatggaaggaagaagaaaagcagGTTTggcaaagaaaaatacgaatgcCAATCTTTCTCCAAg tAATGTTGCAAGATCACGAAGTTTCCATGGTTCATCAGGATTTGGAATTAGTGATTGGAGTGATGAAGAATTAGCTATATCTGCAGATGaagttacaatttattaa
- the LOC108002846 gene encoding uncharacterized protein LOC108002846 isoform X2, translated as MAVNMEVEKNISKKIDTQLLANNSMEFNNDIQIDNENIKDIEDSLSSLKNITIDSEKCDDTIIYAQVENSQIYAKNLEDNLVSTNEKEEKSDEDKEKELSQDEEVLKNDCKTEKIEVTSENSTDGYVSQAPLAFTIDFGNKEIDTTKYQNLFERYNARHKRNLSTSKVEINTKKPGTLVSSNLMQKQKVSSIHSEGYFSSEDDTRRKTDQLSEKLKQLGSKSLLKPSHIFKKSESNVRVSNFQNKQDIMSKSFEQSKQLKLPYKNLSLELGHTEKTNATSYWVPQKSATINDLSRIQANNYDDDEKLYTKNIDQEDEYEHSSDVSEKVSNISYIKHKNINVKEPNLSSISYTMELNPNDLVETDIDVFNVSNIDGGSDGAVSEAGTYTIHKDYTDEEKARMDIDKVFSVGILTEDESNEACIHSFKMSVSRDNNTWISEWATQVAEHNSLPPAIGGLTGRTPPLSPSKIPSPVHNRSQRLIRGRNEQSDSSLDAESYLRIKERISNQQIFIDSGGESDDDTSNSYNTPPQSSQRTPVHGVLSRRGSLSESLFRRINTNENRRSIRKYISSNKSKTEDINTELSNPSKDFTSLHLGRRSSSLDRKEYTSNTAECNTSKNNSMKYYQDDEIKYSNSPVLNRLRPSTPKLTNSPIITRKTVTKIVNSPVLERTKHLAKSSPQAKNIGYFTCVENSPYMLRKSNSTADYHEENISFSTVNNVLQNNPNVKHNLNIQRSCSNANIRNIKLQSQLSRRSSFNSSDIDRTSLGERYLPASDSSSETGEQQAKSSLGSVSSGIKLNRAFSIRRARLNCESDTTPNTTPEERRRRAQSETKLTSSNKQQNRNRITNINVNNKESLKKSEPTKPRTTSISRTDSTRLSMRTPKSSHLTSTTQRPIQKVIKDQKKSGRSNSTLTSKEVEFQNWKRRKSYDPMKAAAEGRKKLIDNSKKHHSTEDSSGNHDNSVLRSASFHGTGAALSLANEWSDNEINIVQNDNQIPPPCSPQLESDSDIETSYYLQTTQNVMSAMSARITVCHSPLVDSDNDSDEDTSHSLHKNISKTLHQPSDTESSDDRHPSAQNALSNTKYNRAFSLRRARLDIQSAKVPGSINKNKSIIQDTRKSESVTSISRTDSGRFSMRSSRTANTGSKIKPKETKKPATPNTREVEMQNWKRRKSYDPMKAAMEGRRKAGLAKKNTNANLSPRTDSDR; from the exons ATGGCTGTGAATATGGAagtagaaaagaatatatccAAAAAGATTGACACTCAACTTTTGGCCAACAATTCGatggaatttaataatgatattcagATAGacaacgaaaatattaaagatatcgaGGATTCATTGTcttctcttaaaaatataacaattgataGCGAGAAATGTGACGATACTATTATATACGCACAAGTtgaaaattctcaaatttatgcaaaaaatttagaagataaTTTAGTGTCTactaatgaaaaagaagaaaaaagtgatgaagataaagaaaaagaattatcacAAGACGaggaagttttaaaaaatgattgtaaGACTGAAAAAATAGAAGTAACATCAGAAAATTCTACTGATGGTTATGTATCTCAAGCTCCATTAGCTTTCACAATTGACTTTGGTAATAAGGAAATTGATacaacaaaatatcaaaatttatttgaaagatataatGCTAgacataaaagaaatttatctacATCTAAG gtagaaataaatacaaaaaaaccTGGTACTTtagtttcttcaaatttaatgcaaaaacAAAAAGTTTCTAGTATACATTCTGAAGGTTATTTTAGTAGTGAAGATGATACAAGACGAAAAACAGATCaattatcagaaaaattaaaacaattag gttCAAAGTCACTTTTAAAACCATcacacatttttaaaaaatctgaatCTAATGTGAgagtatcaaattttcaaaataaacaagATATAATGAGTAAATCTTTTGAACAGTCAAAACAACTTAAACTTccttataaaaatctatctttAGAACTTGGTCATACAGAAAAAACAAATGCAACATCATATTGGGTACCACAAAAATCTGCTActataaatgatttaagtaGAATTCAAGCAAATAATTATGATGACGATGAAAAGttgtatacaaaaaatattgatcaagAAGATGAATATGAACATTCATCTGATGTATCTGAAAAAGTATCTAATATCagttatattaaacataaaaatataaatgttaaggAACCTAATTTATCTAGCATTAGTTATACAATGGAACTAAATCCTAATGATTTAGTTGAGACAGATATTGATGTTTTCAATGTTAGTAATATTGATGGAGGATCAGATGGTGCAGTTAGTGAAGCAGGAACATATACAATTCATAAAGATTATACAGATGAAGAAAAAGCTAGAATGGATATAGATAAAGTATTTAGTGTTGGTATTTTAACTGAAGATGAAAGCAATGAAGCATGTATTCATAGTTTTAag atgagTGTTTCAAGGGATAATAATACATGGATATCAGAATGGGCTACTCAAGTAGCAGAACATAATTCTTTACCACCAGCAATTGGTGGATTAACTGGTCGTACACCTCCATTAAGTCCTTCTAAAATACCATCTCCTGTTCATAACAGATCGCAACGATTGATTCGTGGTCGCAAT gaaCAAAGCGATAGCAGTTTAGATGCAGAATcatatttacgaataaaagaaagaatttcaaatcaacaaatatttattgattctgGTGGAGAATCAGATGATGATACTAGTAATAGTTATAATACACCTCCACAAAGTTCACAAAGAACACCAGTACATGGAGTTTTGAGTAGAAGAGGAAGTCTTTCTGAATCTctttttagaagaattaataccaatgaaaatagaagaagTATTCGCAAATATATAAgttcaaataaatcaaagacTGAAGATATAAATACAGAATTAAGTAATCCGTCCAAAGATTTTACTTCTCTTCATTTAGGAAGACGAAGTAGTTCCTTGGAcag gAAAGAATATACATCTAATACAGCAGAATGTAATACGtccaaaaataatagtatgaaGTATTATCAAGATGATGAAATTAAGTATTCAAATAGTCCAGTTTTAAATCGCTTAAGGCCGTCTACaccaaaattaacaaatagtCCAATTATAACTCGTAAAACAGTTACCAAAATTGTTAATTCACCAGTGTTAGAAAGAACTAAACATTTGGCAAAATCTTCTCCACaagcaaaaaatattggatattttaCATGTGTTGAAAAtag TCCATACATGTTAAGAAAGTCTAATAGTACTGCAGATTATCACGAAGAAAATATCAGCTTTAGTACAGTAAATAATGTTCTTCAAAATAATCCAAAtgttaaacataatttaaatatccaaaGATCATGTAGTAAtgcaaatattagaaatataaaattacaaagccAATTATCTCGTCGCAGTAGTTTTAATAGTAGTGATATTGATAGAACATCTTTAGGAGAAAGATATCTTCCTGCTTCGGACAGTAGTAGTGAAACTGGTGAACAGCAAGCAAAATCTTCATTAGGTTCAGTTTCTTCtggaattaaattgaatcgaGCTTTTAGCATAAGAAGAGCtag attaaattgtGAATCTGATACAACTCCAAATACAACTCCTGAAGAAAGACGCAGAAGAGCACAAAgtgaaacaaaattaacatCTTCAAATAAACAGCAAAATCGAAATCgtataactaatataaatgtaaataataaagaatctttaaaaaaatcagagCCTACAAAACCAAGAACTACATCTATATCAAGAACTGATAGTACCAGACTTAGTATGAGAACACCAAAATCATCTCAT ttaactTCTACTACGCAACGTCCTAttcaaaaagtaattaaagatCAAAAGAAATCTGGTAGAAGTAATTCAACATTAACATCAAAGGAAgtagaatttcaaaattggaaaagaagaaaaagttatgATCCAATGAAAGCAGCTGCGGaaggtagaaaaaaattgatagataattcaaaaaaacatCACAGCACAGAAGATAGTTCAGgaaa tcATGATAATTCTGTATTGAGATCAGCAAGTTTCCATGGAACTGGTGCTGCTCTTTCACTAGCTAATGAATGGTCTgacaacgaaataaatattgttcaaaatgATAATCAAATACCTCCACCATGTAGCCCACAATtg gaaaGTGATAGTGATATAGAAAcatcatattatttacaaacaaCACAAAATGTAATGTCAGCTATGTCAGCTCGTATTACGGTTTGTCATTCACCTTTAGTAGATTCAGATAATGATAGTGATGAAGACACTAGTCAtagtttacataaaaatatatcaaaaacatTACATCAACCTAGTGATACAGAGAGCAGCGATGATCGTCATCCTAGTGCACAGAATGCTCTTTcaaatactaaatataatcGAGCATTTag TTTACGCAGAGCAAGATTAGACATACAATCAGCAAAAGTACCAggaagtataaataaaaataaatcaattatacaaGATACTCGAAAATCTGAATCTGTTACAAGTATTAGTAGAACCGATTCTGGACGTTTTAGTATGAGATCAAGCAGAACTGCAAATAct ggatctaaaataaaaccaaaagaaacaaaaaaacctGCAACACCAAATACAAGAGAGGTTGAAATGCAAAATTGGAAACGTCGTAAAAGTTATGATCCTATGAAAGCAGCaatggaaggaagaagaaaagcagGTTTggcaaagaaaaatacgaatgcCAATCTTTCTCCAAg GACTGATAGCGATCGATAA